One window of Verrucomicrobiota bacterium genomic DNA carries:
- a CDS encoding PadR family transcriptional regulator, with protein sequence MPTTKAELLQGTLDLLILKTLAAGPMHGYSIAQRIQQRSDDVLVVEEGSLYPSLYRMEEKGWIAAEWGKSDNNRRAKFYSLTRAGRKQLEEETAIWERVCRAITLVLETA encoded by the coding sequence ATGCCAACCACAAAAGCTGAACTCTTACAAGGGACATTGGACCTGCTCATCCTGAAAACCCTCGCTGCCGGGCCGATGCACGGTTACTCCATCGCTCAGCGCATCCAGCAACGCTCTGACGATGTGCTCGTGGTGGAGGAAGGCTCGCTCTACCCGTCGCTTTATCGAATGGAGGAGAAGGGGTGGATTGCCGCGGAGTGGGGCAAGTCGGATAACAACCGGCGGGCGAAGTTTTATTCGCTGACACGCGCCGGGCGCAAGCAACTGGAGGAGGAAACGGCGATCTGGGAGCGCGTTTGCCGCGCTATCACGCTGGTGTTGGAGACGGCCTGA
- a CDS encoding DUF1501 domain-containing protein, with amino-acid sequence MNNSTYGCTRREMIRRLAGGSLLLSGILAQLVSAEEDGRILSDPLAPKPPHFPPRAKRVIFLYMSGGVSHVDSFDPKPRLFADHGKTVSVNEFQGKPGDYSMLLKTPQWPFKPHGKCGTEVSDLFPHIAECVDDLCVIRSMKSDHTNHYEATLQTHTGSFTFARPSIGSWVSYGLGTINQNLPSFMVIAPHSPYAGEQVWDSNFLPAHHQGTRVIPGAVPIANLDRRAPSAKLQELQLQELKSLNQQHLRSRAGDSQLEARIKSFETAFGMQTEAPEAFDLSRESDSTLQLYGLERGSTKGFAWQCLVARRLAERGVRFIELIDSGSSNNWDAHGDMLTHTPLAKNVDQAIAGLLKDLKARGMLDDTLVVWTTEFGRTPFNKDPGAKGREHHHWAFSSWLAGGGVKPGITHGVTDDYGINVAEKPVHVHDFHATILHLMGLDHERLTYRSSGRDFRLTDVSGRVVKEIIV; translated from the coding sequence ATGAACAACTCAACCTATGGCTGCACACGCCGGGAGATGATTCGCCGGCTGGCAGGCGGTTCGCTTTTGCTTTCAGGAATCCTGGCGCAATTGGTTTCCGCTGAAGAGGACGGCCGTATCCTCTCCGATCCACTCGCACCCAAACCGCCCCACTTTCCGCCGCGCGCCAAGCGGGTCATTTTTCTTTACATGAGCGGCGGGGTTTCGCATGTCGATTCGTTCGATCCCAAACCCAGGTTGTTTGCGGACCACGGGAAAACTGTTTCCGTGAATGAATTTCAAGGCAAGCCGGGTGATTACTCGATGCTCCTCAAAACACCACAATGGCCGTTCAAACCGCACGGCAAGTGCGGCACGGAAGTCAGCGATCTGTTTCCGCACATCGCGGAGTGTGTGGACGATCTCTGTGTGATCCGCTCGATGAAATCCGATCACACCAATCATTACGAGGCCACATTGCAAACGCACACCGGCTCGTTCACTTTTGCCCGACCCAGCATCGGGTCCTGGGTCAGTTATGGGCTGGGAACGATTAATCAGAACCTGCCCTCGTTCATGGTGATTGCGCCCCATTCGCCGTACGCCGGCGAACAGGTTTGGGATTCGAATTTCCTGCCTGCTCATCATCAGGGAACGCGCGTCATTCCCGGCGCTGTGCCCATTGCCAATCTGGACCGGCGCGCACCCTCGGCGAAGTTGCAGGAGTTGCAATTGCAGGAACTGAAGTCATTGAATCAACAACACCTGAGAAGCCGCGCCGGCGATTCGCAACTGGAAGCGCGGATCAAATCTTTTGAAACCGCGTTCGGGATGCAGACGGAAGCGCCGGAAGCGTTTGATCTGTCGCGGGAATCGGACTCGACACTGCAACTTTACGGACTCGAACGCGGCAGCACCAAAGGATTTGCCTGGCAATGCTTGGTGGCGCGGCGGCTGGCAGAACGCGGCGTGCGCTTCATTGAATTGATCGACTCTGGTTCTTCCAACAACTGGGATGCCCACGGCGACATGCTTACCCACACCCCACTGGCGAAGAACGTGGATCAGGCCATCGCCGGCTTGCTCAAAGACTTGAAAGCGCGCGGCATGTTGGATGACACGCTCGTGGTGTGGACCACCGAATTTGGCCGCACGCCGTTTAACAAAGATCCCGGAGCCAAAGGCCGCGAGCACCATCACTGGGCCTTCTCCTCATGGCTGGCGGGCGGCGGCGTCAAACCCGGCATCACTCACGGCGTGACCGACGATTACGGGATCAACGTTGCGGAAAAGCCGGTGCACGTTCACGATTTTCACGCCACGATTCTGCATCTCATGGGACTTGACCACGAGCGGCTCACCTACCGTTCGAGTGGCCGCGACTTTCGTCTCACTGACGTGAGTGGTCGCGTGGTAAAAGAAATCATCGTCTAA
- a CDS encoding PSD1 domain-containing protein, giving the protein MSGLKLFIAILVLLSARLFDAFGAAGDDGVEFFEKRIRPLLVEHCYKCHSAQSEKVKGGLLLDTREGLLKGGDTGPAIVPGDPEKSLLIKAVRQTDKDLQMPHKDKKLPDAQIADLVAWVKMGAPDPRAVKLETRNSKFETSKWWAFQSPQTPPIPKVKNARWILSPIDSFVLARLEEKKLNPAPPTDKRTLIRRATFDLIGLPPTPDEIDAFLKDKSSEAFAKVVDRLLASPHYGERWGRHWLDVVRYADTAGETADYPVPQAYLYRNYVINSFNQDKPYDQFIREQIAGDILAQNAPREKYAENVIATGYLAISRRFGFDSENYHHLTIEDTIGTLGKSILGLTLGCARCHDHKYDPVSIADYYALYGIFDSTRYAFPGSEQKQKHRALVPLLPVKESMSKWRAFEAQVASLSDNLERSKQPVPATILRSLDDLDGDFEMQAVAAGGSKGVLVPPWTYAGNIAVTKEAQSPFKNRYALGKVGVNVPSTTNGYFLAQALHPPRSRDTCHELHVNLDFRIPTNNAATRGAHRFWIGAQPSLPAVEFLISSTDLSIRSSDTLDTICRLQPNQWHNLQFRLNLSGNTVSGTIATTGANIPFNCKQLSANWPGTIDFVAVDSRGGTEGALPGIELDNLAVEETSITPVSISLASLGSTTGEASTVALADELQSLVGLDGDFELQADDTPPTKPWGPGPKSVVGISSAAQSPFCNLYPPGKLGVRLPNSGDYNGFGQTLTNTWKREKTEKLFASFDFRCVNNDAGGDGSWRFYLGHGAGGSAAVELFFNGKEFYRRSANARETVCPVRIGQWYQIQLELNLKDKTYTGTIATPDSPRAINSSPTTDAESIGFKGEFASGWDGAVDYTFIDSYGHIEGVKPALDADNFAVREMPLPPLEARAVQLADGDGESRRAKADELRRQIVTRKADLERTKRELTALLEDGPVELAYGVVEGTPHNARMQLRGDPDKPGLEVPRRFLQVLGGQELPPNTSGSGRLQLAEWLTSLRNPLTARVMVNRIWQHHFGAGIVRTPNNFGKQGRPPTHPELLDYLATQFVESGWSVKAMHRLIMLSRVYQLSSGNDAENFACDPDNEWLWNFSRHRLDAESLRDAILMVSGDLDLTVGGAHSFPPAERRNFTQHAPFLAVYESKQRSVYLMVQRIKRHPYLALFDGADANESTAARAVSTTPLQALFFMNDPFVHEQSEKFATRLINARADDHQRIILAYQLALGRAPSDAEVHSVENYLRNCLDELTTTSIPASKHLEMAWASYAGVLFSSNEFCYVD; this is encoded by the coding sequence ATGTCCGGTTTGAAGTTATTCATCGCGATTCTTGTTTTGCTGTCCGCGCGGCTGTTCGACGCTTTCGGCGCCGCAGGCGACGATGGCGTTGAATTCTTCGAGAAAAGAATCCGCCCGCTGCTGGTCGAGCATTGTTACAAATGTCACAGCGCACAAAGCGAGAAGGTCAAAGGCGGGTTGCTCCTCGACACGCGCGAAGGATTGCTGAAAGGCGGCGACACCGGCCCGGCCATTGTTCCCGGCGACCCGGAAAAAAGTCTGCTCATCAAAGCGGTTCGCCAGACCGACAAGGATCTGCAAATGCCGCACAAGGACAAGAAGCTCCCGGACGCGCAGATTGCTGATCTGGTAGCGTGGGTGAAAATGGGCGCACCCGATCCACGAGCGGTCAAACTCGAAACTCGAAACTCGAAATTCGAAACTTCCAAGTGGTGGGCGTTTCAATCTCCACAAACGCCTCCCATCCCCAAAGTTAAAAACGCCCGCTGGATACTGTCGCCCATCGACAGTTTCGTCCTGGCCCGATTGGAAGAGAAAAAACTCAACCCGGCACCGCCAACCGACAAGCGCACATTGATTCGTCGCGCCACGTTCGATTTGATCGGCCTGCCACCAACTCCTGACGAAATCGACGCCTTTCTCAAAGATAAATCCTCGGAAGCCTTCGCCAAAGTTGTGGATCGATTGCTGGCCTCGCCGCACTACGGCGAACGGTGGGGACGACATTGGCTTGATGTGGTTCGTTACGCTGACACGGCTGGTGAAACGGCCGACTATCCCGTGCCTCAAGCCTATCTCTACCGCAACTACGTCATCAACTCTTTCAATCAGGACAAACCGTACGATCAATTTATTCGCGAACAAATCGCCGGCGATATCCTGGCGCAAAACGCGCCGCGCGAAAAATACGCGGAGAACGTCATCGCCACCGGCTACCTGGCGATTTCCCGCCGGTTCGGTTTTGACAGTGAAAACTATCACCACCTGACGATCGAGGACACCATCGGCACTTTGGGAAAGTCCATCCTCGGTTTGACGCTCGGTTGCGCGCGTTGCCATGATCACAAGTACGATCCCGTATCGATTGCCGATTACTACGCCCTTTACGGAATCTTCGATAGCACCCGTTACGCGTTCCCCGGCTCGGAGCAAAAGCAAAAGCATCGCGCGCTGGTTCCATTGCTGCCGGTGAAGGAATCAATGTCGAAATGGCGCGCGTTTGAGGCACAAGTCGCGTCGCTGTCGGACAACCTCGAACGATCAAAGCAACCGGTGCCAGCCACGATACTGCGCTCGCTCGACGATTTGGATGGGGATTTCGAGATGCAAGCAGTTGCCGCGGGCGGGAGCAAAGGCGTCCTGGTGCCGCCGTGGACTTACGCGGGAAACATCGCGGTCACGAAGGAGGCGCAAAGCCCTTTCAAGAACCGGTATGCCTTGGGAAAAGTCGGCGTGAATGTCCCGTCCACCACGAATGGATATTTCCTGGCGCAAGCGCTGCATCCTCCGCGCAGCCGGGACACTTGCCACGAACTGCACGTGAACCTCGATTTCCGAATCCCAACCAACAATGCCGCTACGCGCGGGGCACACCGCTTTTGGATCGGAGCGCAACCGTCGTTACCCGCGGTGGAATTCCTCATCTCCTCAACTGACCTTTCCATTCGCTCCAGCGACACTCTCGACACCATCTGCCGTTTGCAACCGAACCAATGGCACAACCTGCAATTTAGGCTCAATCTCAGCGGGAACACTGTTTCCGGTACCATCGCCACGACGGGCGCCAACATCCCTTTCAACTGCAAACAGCTCTCGGCAAACTGGCCGGGCACGATTGATTTTGTGGCCGTCGATTCCCGTGGCGGCACAGAGGGAGCGCTTCCCGGCATTGAACTCGACAACCTTGCGGTCGAGGAAACATCGATCACACCGGTCTCGATCTCGCTGGCGTCCCTTGGCTCGACGACCGGTGAAGCCAGTACCGTTGCGCTCGCCGATGAGTTGCAATCCCTCGTGGGCCTTGATGGCGATTTCGAATTGCAGGCGGACGACACGCCGCCCACAAAACCGTGGGGACCTGGCCCAAAAAGCGTCGTCGGGATTTCATCGGCGGCGCAAAGCCCGTTCTGCAATCTATATCCACCCGGCAAACTTGGCGTGCGTTTGCCGAACAGTGGTGATTACAACGGATTTGGTCAGACACTCACCAACACCTGGAAAAGGGAAAAGACGGAAAAGCTGTTCGCAAGTTTCGATTTCCGCTGTGTGAACAATGACGCGGGCGGTGACGGTTCATGGCGGTTTTACCTTGGACATGGGGCTGGCGGTTCGGCAGCCGTGGAGCTCTTTTTTAATGGAAAAGAGTTTTACCGCCGCAGCGCCAATGCCCGTGAAACCGTTTGCCCGGTGCGTATCGGTCAATGGTATCAGATCCAGCTCGAGTTAAATCTCAAAGACAAAACTTACACCGGCACCATCGCAACGCCTGACTCGCCCCGTGCAATAAACTCCTCGCCTACAACGGACGCTGAGAGCATCGGTTTTAAGGGCGAGTTCGCGAGCGGCTGGGATGGCGCGGTGGATTACACGTTCATCGACAGCTATGGCCACATTGAGGGCGTGAAGCCGGCACTCGATGCTGATAATTTTGCGGTGCGTGAAATGCCCCTGCCACCGTTGGAGGCTCGCGCGGTTCAATTGGCGGATGGTGATGGCGAATCACGTCGCGCAAAAGCTGACGAGCTTCGCCGACAGATTGTAACACGGAAGGCCGACCTCGAAAGAACCAAACGGGAACTGACGGCCTTACTCGAGGATGGACCAGTCGAACTGGCTTACGGCGTGGTCGAAGGCACGCCGCACAACGCTCGCATGCAGTTGAGAGGAGACCCGGATAAACCTGGTCTCGAAGTGCCGCGTCGCTTCCTGCAGGTGCTCGGTGGTCAGGAGTTGCCTCCCAACACGTCGGGAAGCGGGCGATTGCAACTGGCGGAGTGGCTGACCAGCCTGCGGAATCCTTTGACCGCGCGCGTGATGGTGAATCGAATCTGGCAGCATCATTTCGGCGCTGGCATCGTGCGCACTCCGAATAATTTCGGCAAACAAGGCCGACCTCCCACGCACCCTGAATTATTGGATTACCTGGCGACTCAGTTCGTGGAGAGCGGCTGGTCGGTCAAGGCCATGCATCGGCTGATCATGCTTTCGCGGGTCTATCAACTTTCCAGCGGGAATGATGCTGAAAACTTTGCGTGTGATCCCGATAATGAGTGGTTGTGGAATTTTTCCCGGCACCGGCTCGACGCGGAATCTTTGCGCGACGCGATCCTCATGGTCAGCGGCGATCTGGACCTGACGGTGGGCGGCGCTCATTCCTTTCCGCCGGCGGAAAGACGGAACTTTACCCAGCACGCACCGTTCCTTGCCGTCTATGAGAGCAAGCAGCGCAGCGTCTATCTTATGGTTCAACGGATCAAACGGCATCCGTATCTGGCCTTGTTCGACGGCGCCGACGCGAACGAGAGTACGGCCGCAAGAGCGGTCAGCACGACGCCGCTCCAAGCGCTCTTTTTCATGAATGATCCTTTCGTCCATGAACAATCCGAAAAGTTCGCCACGCGATTGATCAACGCCCGTGCCGACGATCATCAACGAATCATCCTCGCCTACCAACTCGCCTTGGGTCGTGCGCCATCGGATGCGGAAGTTCATTCCGTAGAAAATTATCTGCGCAATTGTCTTGATGAGTTAACAACGACCAGCATCCCGGCCTCGAAGCATCTGGAAATGGCTTGGGCGAGTTATGCGGGGGTGCTGTTCAGCAGCAACGAATTCTGTTATGTTGATTGA
- a CDS encoding type II toxin-antitoxin system Phd/YefM family antitoxin, with protein sequence MSMTLSVTEAQGKLAQLLELAQAGHEVIIQDPQKGKARLVPVVAPAKLGPRIFGLHEGEIWMSDDFNAPLPDSFWLGEKAG encoded by the coding sequence ATGAGCATGACGCTGTCCGTCACGGAAGCCCAAGGCAAGCTCGCTCAATTGCTCGAACTTGCGCAAGCGGGTCATGAAGTCATCATCCAGGACCCGCAAAAAGGCAAAGCCCGCCTCGTGCCCGTTGTCGCGCCCGCAAAGTTAGGCCCGCGCATCTTCGGTTTGCACGAGGGCGAGATTTGGATGAGCGACGATTTCAACGCGCCGCTGCCGGATTCGTTTTGGCTGGGTGAAAAAGCCGGATGA
- a CDS encoding type II toxin-antitoxin system VapC family toxin: MNLLLDTQVLLWLDSEQAKLSAAAKNACSDVNNTLWLSAASAWEMQIKITLGKLRLRRSLAETITSHQTTNGLQILPVQLVHALALENLPLHHKDPFDRLLIAQANHENWEVVSADPEFKAYPVRVIW; this comes from the coding sequence ATGAACCTGTTGCTCGACACCCAGGTCCTTCTCTGGTTGGACAGCGAACAGGCCAAACTTTCCGCCGCCGCAAAGAACGCGTGCTCCGACGTCAACAACACGCTTTGGTTGAGCGCGGCCAGCGCGTGGGAGATGCAGATTAAAATCACCCTGGGCAAATTGCGCCTGCGCCGTTCGCTCGCCGAAACCATTACCAGTCATCAAACGACCAACGGTCTGCAAATCCTGCCCGTCCAACTTGTGCACGCGCTGGCTTTGGAAAATCTGCCCTTGCATCACAAAGACCCGTTCGATCGTTTGTTAATTGCTCAAGCCAACCACGAGAACTGGGAAGTCGTATCCGCCGACCCGGAGTTCAAAGCCTACCCGGTCCGCGTGATTTGGTAA
- a CDS encoding ABC transporter permease translates to MKTLLTFWRWLRSLGQRRAVKQDIDEELRLHLEMRTAENIAAGMAPEEAAREARRRFGNVQSIREKCREVRGASFGETTWQDVRFGLRMLLKNPGFAVVGVLTLALGIGVNTAIFSLVNAVMLRPPPFPQHGRLVFLSEKSQHMDDMSISYPNLLDWQEQNQVFAGVAGFRGEGFNLTGKERPERVEGYAVSASFFSVMRVAPLQGRVFSPDEDKPGASKVVVLSEGLWQRRFGSDASILNQPISLNGGSYTVIGIMPRAFQFPRTVELWTPLGLNYAQENWKQRGNHPGIYAIARMKPSITLEQATAEMQTIAARLAQQYPDSNTGNSVTIMSLRERMVRQARPALLLLLGSVLFVLLIACANLANLLLARSAARQKEFAIRAALGAGKFRIARQLLSESLVLSLLGGMFGLLLASWGIQLLNQIIPAEIREAIVINLDGKVLAFTLGVALLSGIAFGLAPALQAARPNLTESLKEGGLGTGEGRSRHRFRKALVVSEISAALVLLIGACLLIRSFGRVQAVSPGIDTENVSVMYFSLPQYRYREEHQQQTFFDELIRRTAALPGVNAASITTTPLGHWQTGYEVHGQPKPPPGRGHLCDIATVSPDYFKVMGIPLRRGRGFSDADNERGQKVVIIDEKFANKFWPDADPLGQQIQLGGDTNELLSIVGVVGHVKNYGVDAASREEIYLPVKQHSQAAMNLMIKTARSMPELAATLRGVVLAMDPDQPLTSLRTMESILGESTAPRRITMLLLSVFSGLAVALAVVGIYGVMAYSISQRTREIGVRMALGARAQDVLKLMLKQGGQLIVIGVLLGSAVALGLTRFMGRLLFEVEPTDPLTYLTMPLLLAAVALLACYIPARRAAKVDPMVALRYE, encoded by the coding sequence ATGAAAACGCTCCTCACTTTCTGGCGCTGGCTTCGTTCGCTCGGACAGAGGCGAGCGGTGAAGCAGGACATCGATGAGGAATTGCGCCTCCATCTGGAAATGCGCACGGCGGAAAACATCGCGGCGGGTATGGCGCCGGAGGAAGCTGCACGTGAAGCCCGCCGTCGCTTCGGCAACGTGCAAAGCATTCGTGAGAAATGCCGCGAAGTTCGCGGCGCGAGCTTTGGCGAGACGACATGGCAGGACGTCCGGTTCGGGTTGCGGATGCTGCTGAAGAATCCCGGCTTTGCGGTCGTGGGGGTGCTCACGCTCGCGCTCGGTATCGGAGTGAATACGGCGATCTTCAGTCTGGTCAACGCTGTGATGCTGCGGCCACCACCGTTTCCTCAACACGGGCGACTGGTGTTTTTGTCCGAGAAGTCGCAGCACATGGATGACATGTCTATTTCGTATCCCAATCTCCTGGATTGGCAGGAACAGAACCAGGTCTTTGCAGGAGTCGCTGGCTTTCGGGGTGAAGGATTCAACCTGACGGGCAAAGAGCGGCCAGAACGGGTGGAAGGTTATGCAGTTTCTGCCAGCTTCTTCTCCGTCATGCGCGTGGCGCCACTCCAAGGACGAGTGTTCAGTCCGGACGAGGACAAACCGGGTGCGAGCAAAGTCGTGGTGTTGAGCGAAGGACTTTGGCAACGGCGTTTTGGCAGTGACGCCTCCATATTGAATCAACCGATTAGCTTGAACGGCGGAAGTTATACGGTCATCGGAATCATGCCGCGCGCGTTTCAATTTCCGCGCACGGTCGAGCTCTGGACGCCTTTGGGACTGAATTACGCGCAGGAAAACTGGAAGCAACGCGGAAATCATCCGGGCATTTACGCCATTGCCCGAATGAAACCCAGCATCACTCTCGAACAAGCCACCGCAGAGATGCAAACGATCGCAGCGCGTCTCGCACAGCAATATCCCGACTCGAACACCGGAAATAGCGTTACGATCATGAGTCTGCGCGAACGAATGGTTCGCCAGGCGCGCCCGGCCTTGCTGCTGTTGCTTGGTTCGGTGTTGTTCGTCTTGCTCATTGCCTGCGCGAACCTGGCCAATCTCCTCTTGGCCCGGTCCGCTGCCCGTCAGAAGGAGTTCGCTATTCGCGCGGCTTTGGGTGCTGGGAAATTTCGGATTGCGCGACAGTTGTTGTCCGAAAGTCTGGTGCTGTCGTTGCTGGGTGGAATGTTCGGCCTGCTATTGGCGTCGTGGGGCATTCAACTGCTCAATCAGATCATTCCCGCAGAAATCAGAGAGGCGATCGTCATCAACCTGGACGGCAAAGTACTTGCGTTCACTTTAGGCGTTGCGCTTTTGAGCGGAATCGCTTTCGGTCTCGCTCCGGCCCTACAAGCCGCGCGACCAAACCTCACTGAGTCCCTGAAAGAAGGCGGGCTTGGCACTGGCGAAGGCCGAAGCCGTCACCGTTTCCGGAAGGCATTGGTGGTGTCGGAAATCAGCGCGGCTTTGGTTCTATTGATCGGGGCTTGCCTGCTGATCCGGAGCTTCGGTCGCGTGCAGGCGGTTTCTCCAGGCATAGACACAGAGAATGTTTCGGTGATGTATTTTTCTCTGCCGCAATACAGATACCGCGAGGAACATCAACAACAGACATTCTTCGACGAACTAATCCGCCGCACCGCAGCATTGCCGGGAGTGAACGCTGCGAGCATCACGACTACACCGTTGGGCCACTGGCAGACCGGTTACGAAGTTCACGGCCAGCCCAAGCCACCTCCGGGGCGGGGTCACCTCTGCGACATCGCAACCGTCAGTCCGGATTATTTCAAGGTGATGGGAATTCCGTTGCGACGCGGCCGCGGCTTTTCGGATGCGGACAACGAGCGCGGGCAGAAGGTGGTCATCATCGACGAAAAGTTCGCCAACAAATTTTGGCCAGACGCAGATCCGCTCGGACAGCAAATCCAATTGGGAGGAGACACGAACGAACTGCTTTCGATTGTGGGTGTCGTGGGTCACGTGAAGAACTACGGGGTGGACGCCGCTTCAAGGGAAGAAATCTATCTGCCGGTGAAACAACACTCGCAGGCTGCCATGAACCTGATGATTAAGACCGCACGCTCGATGCCAGAGCTCGCGGCCACTCTCCGCGGCGTGGTTCTGGCAATGGATCCTGACCAGCCTCTGACTTCGCTGCGAACCATGGAAAGCATTTTGGGCGAAAGCACGGCTCCGAGACGAATCACGATGTTGCTGCTCTCAGTTTTTTCGGGATTGGCAGTGGCGCTCGCCGTCGTGGGAATCTACGGCGTTATGGCTTATTCGATCAGCCAACGCACCCGCGAGATTGGCGTCCGAATGGCCCTCGGTGCCCGGGCG